A single window of Flagellimonas maritima DNA harbors:
- a CDS encoding serine hydrolase domain-containing protein: MNRIKIFGFSVSALVMFFIISAGGRVDKTIDTGNTQNNSEPKKSNFTGREIQIYLLRQQKLKTALQEYFKEAIVSGEIVGAGVSIVHGDSILFSDGFGKRNINGKANVDGKTIFRLGSLSKGFAGILAASLQFEGELGFNDKVLDYIPEFKFGDSLNTQKVTLSHILSHTSGTPYHSFTNLVEAGVSVANIAKRFNEVTPIAEPGTMYSYQNAMFALSQEIIYKVTGNDVQTLLQKRFFSPLGMSTVSMDHNTLLNSNNVALPHTRKKTGWKSLPLKNRYYNAIVAGGINASALDMAKWMRFLLGHNPDVLEPASIQTVFKPFIKLGNNNKYYQRWPNHIESHYGFGWRIHTFKKDDSPQIKTVWHHGGSVNDYRNEIALYPENDLGICVLLNGNSKLARTVIPDLYKIVETVYTETCITSE, encoded by the coding sequence GTGAATAGGATTAAAATTTTTGGATTTAGCGTGTCTGCACTGGTTATGTTTTTCATTATAAGTGCTGGAGGTAGGGTTGACAAAACAATCGACACTGGTAACACGCAAAATAATAGTGAACCAAAAAAAAGTAATTTCACTGGGAGAGAAATACAGATATATCTTTTGCGACAGCAAAAATTAAAGACTGCTCTGCAAGAATATTTCAAAGAAGCTATTGTTTCGGGAGAAATAGTAGGGGCTGGTGTTAGTATAGTGCACGGTGATTCCATTCTGTTTTCTGATGGCTTTGGAAAACGGAATATCAATGGTAAAGCTAATGTAGACGGGAAAACAATTTTCAGACTGGGTTCTTTGTCCAAGGGGTTTGCAGGTATATTGGCGGCAAGCCTACAATTTGAAGGTGAGTTAGGTTTCAATGACAAGGTTTTGGATTATATCCCTGAATTTAAATTTGGGGACAGCCTTAATACCCAAAAGGTAACACTTTCCCATATTTTATCCCATACCTCAGGGACGCCCTACCATAGCTTTACCAATTTAGTTGAAGCCGGAGTATCCGTAGCAAATATTGCCAAACGCTTCAATGAAGTAACACCAATTGCCGAACCCGGTACAATGTACAGTTACCAAAATGCTATGTTCGCACTGAGTCAAGAAATAATCTATAAAGTTACCGGTAACGATGTCCAGACCCTGTTGCAAAAAAGATTTTTTAGTCCTTTGGGTATGTCAACCGTTTCTATGGACCACAATACCTTGCTCAATAGTAATAATGTAGCTTTGCCCCATACCAGAAAAAAAACCGGTTGGAAAAGTTTACCCCTAAAAAATAGATACTATAATGCTATTGTTGCGGGCGGGATCAATGCCAGCGCCTTGGATATGGCCAAATGGATGCGCTTTTTATTAGGGCATAATCCAGATGTGCTAGAGCCAGCATCAATCCAAACGGTTTTTAAACCCTTCATAAAGTTAGGGAACAATAACAAATATTACCAACGCTGGCCAAACCATATAGAATCGCATTATGGCTTTGGTTGGCGCATACATACCTTCAAAAAGGATGATTCTCCGCAGATAAAGACTGTTTGGCATCACGGGGGGAGCGTAAACGATTACAGAAATGAAATTGCACTATATCCCGAAAATGATTTGGGCATTTGTGTATTGCTCAATGGCAATTCAAAATTAGCTCGAACGGTGATACCGGACTTATATAAGATTGTTGAAACGGTGTATACTGAAACATGCATTACTAGCGAATAA
- a CDS encoding NADP-dependent glyceraldehyde-3-phosphate dehydrogenase, protein MQNTKEIPENFQITEQIHQRHYLVNGDLKEWKGNVTEVISTISSTKDYRHTVLGSIPDMGEKEASEALNAAVTAFGKGQGVWPTMKVKDRIECIASFVKKMERKREEVVKLLMWEIGKSLPDSYKEFDRTVEYIYDTLEDYKQLDRDSAKFQKNDGVYAHIRRGPLGIVLCLGPYNYPLNETFALLIPAIIMGNTTIFKPAKHGVLLITHLLEAFQSSFPKGVVNIIFGRGRVVAAPIMKTGKVDVLALIGNSKSANALQDQHPKSNRLRLVLGLEAKNPAIILPDADLELTVDECIAGTLSFNGQRCTALKVVYVHEDVKQEFLKRFSEKVDALKFGNPWDDGVKLTPLPEPGKPAYIKELLDDAKAKGAKIKNKKGGKQSENYIWPAVLYPVTKDMRVYKEEQFGPIIPVVPFKKIEEPLDDMAESNYGQQVSLFGKDVYTLSPLIDTLANLVCRVNLNSSCQRGPDVYPFTGRKDSAQSTLSVHDALRSFSIRTFVAFKDNELNNETIEQLLEAKVSNFLSTDYIL, encoded by the coding sequence ATGCAGAATACGAAAGAAATACCTGAGAATTTCCAAATTACGGAACAAATCCATCAGAGGCATTATCTGGTCAATGGGGATCTCAAAGAGTGGAAGGGAAATGTTACCGAAGTCATTTCAACAATTTCTTCTACAAAAGATTATAGACATACCGTTTTGGGCAGTATTCCTGATATGGGTGAAAAAGAAGCCTCAGAAGCATTGAATGCCGCAGTTACAGCTTTTGGAAAAGGTCAAGGTGTCTGGCCAACCATGAAGGTAAAAGACCGTATTGAATGTATAGCTTCCTTTGTGAAGAAAATGGAGCGAAAAAGGGAAGAAGTCGTAAAGCTTTTAATGTGGGAAATTGGTAAATCATTGCCTGATTCCTATAAAGAATTCGATCGTACGGTGGAATATATCTACGATACTCTGGAAGATTACAAACAACTGGACCGAGATTCCGCAAAGTTCCAAAAGAATGATGGAGTTTATGCGCATATCCGTAGGGGTCCTTTGGGAATTGTTCTTTGTCTGGGGCCTTACAATTATCCCTTGAACGAAACCTTTGCGCTTTTAATTCCAGCTATCATAATGGGCAACACAACTATTTTTAAGCCAGCAAAGCATGGAGTGTTATTGATTACCCACTTACTGGAAGCCTTCCAAAGTAGTTTTCCAAAAGGTGTGGTAAACATAATTTTTGGCAGGGGAAGGGTAGTTGCGGCTCCAATTATGAAAACAGGAAAAGTTGATGTTTTGGCACTCATAGGTAACAGTAAATCCGCAAACGCTTTACAGGACCAACATCCAAAAAGCAACAGATTACGCTTGGTATTGGGTCTGGAGGCAAAAAACCCTGCCATTATACTGCCCGATGCGGACTTGGAACTTACCGTAGATGAATGTATTGCTGGCACACTCTCCTTTAATGGACAACGCTGCACTGCTTTAAAAGTAGTATATGTCCACGAAGATGTGAAGCAGGAATTTTTAAAACGGTTTTCTGAAAAGGTAGATGCTTTAAAATTTGGCAATCCTTGGGACGATGGCGTAAAACTGACGCCTTTGCCAGAACCAGGAAAACCGGCCTATATCAAAGAACTATTGGATGATGCTAAAGCAAAGGGAGCAAAAATAAAGAATAAAAAAGGAGGGAAACAGTCCGAGAACTATATCTGGCCCGCCGTTCTGTACCCTGTTACAAAGGATATGCGCGTGTATAAGGAAGAGCAGTTTGGCCCAATAATTCCTGTTGTCCCGTTCAAAAAGATAGAAGAACCTTTGGATGATATGGCGGAATCCAATTACGGTCAGCAGGTAAGCTTGTTCGGAAAAGACGTATATACGCTTTCACCGCTGATAGACACATTGGCCAATCTGGTATGTAGGGTGAATTTGAACAGTTCTTGTCAACGAGGTCCAGATGTTTATCCTTTTACAGGGAGGAAAGATTCTGCACAATCTACCTTAAGTGTTCATGACGCATTGCGTTCTTTCTCCATAAGGACTTTCGTGGCATTTAAGGACAATGAGTTGAACAATGAAACTATTGAACAATTACTGGAAGCTAAAGTGAGCAATTTTTTAAGTACGGATTATATTTTGTAG
- the ilvA gene encoding threonine ammonia-lyase yields MKNVISTYFPKVEDIQKAAETIRKVATETPLMESIRYSSEFDASIFLKREDLHRVRSYKIRGAFNKISSLTEEQLKKGVVCASAGNHAQGVAFACNHLGVKGTIYMPTVTPKQKIEQTKMFGKEWIEIILTGDTFDDANKMARDNCSAEGKTFVHPFDDPKTIEGQATVGLELINQSDKPIDYVFVAVGGGGLASGLCGIFKALSPQTKIIGVEPAGAPSMKKSIEKGAIVKLRTIDKFVDGAAVQKVGEYTFSICKDHLYKMITIPEGKVCQTILDLYNRDAIVVEPAAALTVAALDDFRDEISGKNIVCIIGGSNNDITRTAEIKERALLYSNLKHYFIIRFPQRPGALKEFVADILGPDDDITHFEYSKKSSRENAPAVVGIELKSSADLKPLIERMKTNNFFGDYLNDKPDLFQYLV; encoded by the coding sequence ATGAAGAATGTCATAAGCACTTATTTTCCTAAAGTAGAAGATATCCAAAAAGCTGCTGAAACAATTAGAAAGGTAGCTACGGAAACTCCCCTGATGGAAAGTATTCGGTATTCTTCAGAATTTGATGCTTCAATCTTTTTAAAAAGGGAAGACCTGCACAGGGTACGGAGTTATAAAATTCGTGGAGCGTTCAATAAGATAAGCTCGCTTACCGAAGAGCAATTGAAAAAGGGAGTAGTTTGCGCCAGTGCGGGAAACCATGCCCAAGGAGTGGCATTTGCCTGCAATCATCTTGGAGTAAAGGGTACAATCTATATGCCTACAGTCACGCCCAAACAGAAAATTGAACAAACTAAGATGTTCGGTAAAGAATGGATTGAAATAATTCTGACGGGTGATACCTTTGACGATGCCAATAAAATGGCGAGGGATAATTGTAGTGCTGAGGGCAAAACGTTTGTACATCCCTTTGATGACCCAAAAACAATTGAAGGGCAGGCCACTGTAGGGCTAGAACTCATAAATCAGTCGGACAAACCCATAGATTATGTTTTTGTAGCGGTTGGAGGTGGAGGTCTGGCTTCAGGGTTATGTGGAATTTTTAAAGCCCTGTCCCCGCAGACAAAAATTATTGGTGTTGAACCAGCTGGTGCGCCATCTATGAAAAAGTCCATTGAGAAGGGCGCTATCGTTAAACTGCGCACAATAGATAAGTTTGTAGATGGTGCTGCGGTACAAAAAGTTGGGGAATATACCTTTTCAATTTGTAAAGATCATCTTTATAAAATGATAACTATTCCAGAAGGCAAAGTTTGCCAAACCATTTTGGATTTGTACAATAGGGATGCCATTGTGGTGGAACCTGCAGCAGCATTGACCGTTGCGGCATTAGATGATTTTAGGGATGAAATAAGTGGAAAAAATATAGTTTGCATAATTGGAGGCAGTAACAATGACATTACGCGTACGGCGGAAATCAAGGAAAGGGCGTTGCTATATAGTAACCTAAAACACTATTTTATAATTCGTTTTCCGCAAAGACCTGGTGCACTCAAAGAGTTTGTGGCCGATATTTTGGGTCCGGACGATGATATCACACATTTCGAATACTCAAAAAAATCAAGTAGGGAGAACGCGCCCGCAGTTGTCGGTATTGAATTGAAATCTTCGGCGGATTTAAAACCATTGATCGAGCGAATGAAAACGAATAATTTTTTTGGGGATTATTTGAACGATAAGCCTGATCTTTTCCAGTATTTGGTCTAG
- the ilvC gene encoding ketol-acid reductoisomerase has protein sequence MTNYFNTLSLRDKLTQLGKCRFMENGEFADGVSVLKGKKIVIVGCGAQGLNQGLNMRDSGLDISYALRDAAIKEKRQSYKNAKENNFTVGTYEELIPSADLVINLTPDKQHTSVVSTVMPLMKKGATLSYSHGFNIVEEGMQIREDLTVIMVAPKSPGSEVREEYKRGFGVPTLIAVHPENDPQGKGLAQAKAYAAGTGGHKAGVLESSFVAEVKSDLMGEQTILCGLLQTGSILSFNKMLEKGIDAGYASRLVQYGWETITEGLKLGGITNMMDRLSNPAKIRAFDLAEELKEIMRPLFQKHMDDIMSGHFSKTMMEDWANDDKNLLKWRAETGETAFEKTPAGDDTISEQEYYNNGVLMVAFVKSGVELAFETMTESGIIDESAYYESLHETPLIANTIARKKLFEMNRVISDTAEYGCYLFDHACKPLLDNFMKNIDTDVIGKHYGEGEDNGVDNGKLIAVNKALRGHPVEIVGTRLRESMTAMKPI, from the coding sequence ATGACAAATTACTTTAACACACTTTCGCTTCGGGATAAATTAACACAGTTGGGGAAATGTAGATTTATGGAAAATGGTGAATTTGCAGATGGCGTAAGCGTTTTAAAAGGAAAGAAAATCGTAATTGTAGGCTGCGGGGCCCAAGGCCTTAACCAAGGCTTGAACATGCGGGATTCAGGATTGGATATTTCATACGCACTACGGGATGCTGCTATAAAAGAAAAAAGGCAATCCTATAAAAATGCCAAAGAGAACAATTTTACCGTAGGTACTTATGAAGAATTGATTCCGAGTGCAGATTTGGTCATAAATCTTACCCCGGACAAACAACATACAAGCGTTGTAAGTACCGTTATGCCGCTTATGAAAAAAGGCGCAACGCTTTCATATTCACACGGTTTCAATATTGTAGAAGAAGGAATGCAGATAAGGGAAGATTTGACCGTAATCATGGTAGCCCCTAAAAGCCCAGGTTCGGAGGTACGTGAAGAGTATAAAAGAGGATTTGGCGTGCCAACCTTGATAGCCGTGCATCCAGAGAACGACCCGCAAGGTAAAGGTCTTGCTCAGGCCAAGGCTTATGCTGCAGGTACTGGTGGGCACAAAGCGGGAGTACTGGAGTCTTCTTTTGTTGCGGAGGTCAAATCGGACTTGATGGGAGAACAGACCATTCTCTGTGGATTATTGCAAACAGGTTCTATCCTATCCTTCAATAAAATGTTGGAAAAAGGGATTGATGCGGGTTATGCTTCAAGATTGGTCCAATACGGATGGGAAACCATTACCGAAGGACTAAAACTGGGTGGGATCACCAACATGATGGACAGATTATCCAATCCAGCTAAAATAAGAGCATTTGATTTGGCCGAAGAATTAAAAGAAATCATGCGTCCGTTGTTCCAAAAGCATATGGATGATATTATGAGCGGTCATTTTTCCAAAACCATGATGGAAGATTGGGCGAACGATGACAAAAATTTATTGAAATGGAGAGCAGAAACAGGAGAAACCGCTTTTGAAAAAACTCCCGCGGGAGACGATACTATTTCAGAACAGGAATACTATAACAATGGCGTATTGATGGTTGCCTTTGTGAAATCTGGAGTTGAATTGGCCTTTGAAACCATGACGGAATCTGGAATTATTGATGAATCCGCGTATTATGAGTCTTTGCACGAAACCCCATTAATCGCAAACACCATCGCCAGAAAAAAGCTTTTTGAAATGAACCGAGTCATTTCGGACACGGCTGAATATGGCTGCTACCTGTTCGACCATGCTTGTAAACCGCTTCTAGACAATTTTATGAAGAATATCGATACCGATGTCATTGGAAAGCATTACGGCGAAGGAGAAGATAACGGCGTAGACAATGGTAAGCTCATCGCGGTCAATAAAGCATTAAGGGGGCACCCAGTGGAAATAGTCGGAACCAGATTACGGGAATCAATGACCGCAATGAAACCGATTTAG
- the ilvN gene encoding acetolactate synthase small subunit: MEKQWYTISVYSENNVGLLNRISGIFLKRHINIEGLNVSKSEIEGVSKFTIVVFTTEEWTRKIVGQIEKQVEVIKAYYHIDDETIYQESALFKIKSDLLFDERQIQNIIKESNSQIVTVARDFFVISKTGRRNEIDEMHDALEPYGIMQFVRSGRIAVSKAEMPITNLLQEFQNQ; encoded by the coding sequence ATGGAAAAGCAATGGTATACCATATCGGTTTATTCAGAAAATAATGTTGGTCTTCTCAATAGAATATCAGGAATATTCTTAAAGCGTCACATTAATATAGAAGGTTTAAATGTTTCAAAATCAGAAATCGAAGGTGTTTCAAAATTTACGATTGTAGTTTTTACTACAGAAGAATGGACGAGAAAGATTGTTGGGCAAATTGAAAAACAGGTCGAAGTCATCAAAGCCTATTACCATATAGATGATGAAACCATTTATCAAGAATCCGCATTGTTCAAAATAAAATCGGATTTACTTTTTGATGAAAGACAAATCCAAAATATTATAAAAGAGAGCAATTCTCAAATTGTGACTGTTGCTAGGGACTTTTTCGTTATTTCCAAAACAGGCAGAAGAAACGAAATAGATGAAATGCACGATGCTCTTGAACCTTACGGTATTATGCAATTTGTTAGATCTGGCAGGATAGCGGTAAGTAAAGCTGAAATGCCCATTACCAATCTTTTACAAGAATTTCAAAATCAATAA
- the ilvB gene encoding biosynthetic-type acetolactate synthase large subunit has product METVKALKKKHKNNSTIKISGAEAIIHCLLEEGVDLIYGYPGGAIMPVYDELYKFQDKLTHILARHEQGATHAAQGYARVSGKVGVAMATSGPGATNLVTGLADAQIDSTPIVCITGQVARHLLGSDAFQETDIVGISTPVTKWNYQITRASEIPKIMAKAFYIAKSGRPGPVLIDITKNAQFDELDFVYEKCTGVRSYKPYPKPDLKSIEAAAKLINDAKKPYIVWGQGIILGEAEAELKKLIEKAGIPAAWTIMGESAIPTDHPLNVGMVGMHGNYGPNVLTNECDVLVAIGMRFDDRVTGSLDTYAKQAKVVHFEIDPAEINKNVKAHVAVLGNAKQTLNLLLPMIKENDHATWKAEFDKKYQIEYDTVIKNDITPSKEGLTMGEVIEQINIASENKAVIVTDVGQHQMVACRYAKFKQSKSNITSGGLGTMGFALPAAIGAKMGAMDREVVAIIGDGGYQMTIQELGVIFQHNVPVKIVVLNNDHLGMVRQWQELFFESRYASTVMVNPDFVKIAEGYHIKSNRVSERAALKDAVEEMIASKDPYFLEVKVEKEDNVFPMIPSGASVSDIRLK; this is encoded by the coding sequence ATGGAAACAGTAAAAGCACTAAAGAAAAAACATAAAAATAATTCCACTATAAAAATAAGTGGGGCCGAAGCTATAATCCATTGTTTATTGGAAGAAGGGGTAGACTTGATCTACGGATATCCAGGAGGAGCAATTATGCCTGTTTACGATGAACTTTATAAATTCCAAGATAAACTAACGCATATATTGGCAAGACACGAGCAAGGTGCTACACATGCTGCACAGGGCTATGCGAGGGTCAGTGGAAAAGTAGGGGTGGCCATGGCCACTTCTGGGCCAGGAGCTACCAATTTGGTAACTGGATTGGCAGACGCCCAGATTGATTCGACTCCAATTGTATGCATAACAGGTCAAGTTGCTAGGCACCTGCTTGGATCTGATGCCTTTCAAGAAACCGATATTGTAGGAATTTCAACTCCTGTTACAAAATGGAACTATCAAATTACCAGAGCCAGTGAGATACCCAAAATAATGGCAAAAGCATTTTATATTGCCAAGTCTGGAAGGCCAGGTCCGGTTTTGATAGACATTACAAAGAACGCGCAGTTTGATGAGTTGGATTTTGTCTATGAAAAATGTACTGGAGTGCGAAGCTATAAACCTTATCCCAAACCAGATTTAAAATCGATAGAAGCAGCTGCAAAACTTATCAATGATGCTAAAAAACCCTACATTGTCTGGGGTCAAGGTATTATTTTGGGAGAGGCAGAAGCCGAATTGAAAAAACTGATCGAGAAAGCTGGTATTCCTGCAGCATGGACCATTATGGGTGAATCTGCAATACCTACAGATCATCCGTTAAATGTGGGTATGGTAGGCATGCATGGAAATTATGGACCAAACGTGCTGACAAACGAATGCGATGTGCTGGTAGCTATAGGTATGCGTTTTGACGATAGGGTCACGGGCAGTTTGGATACCTATGCCAAGCAAGCAAAAGTTGTTCATTTTGAAATTGACCCTGCGGAAATTAATAAAAATGTAAAAGCTCACGTGGCTGTATTGGGCAATGCCAAGCAAACTTTGAATTTGTTACTGCCCATGATCAAAGAAAACGACCATGCAACATGGAAAGCGGAGTTCGATAAAAAATATCAAATTGAATATGATACCGTCATTAAGAACGATATAACACCTTCTAAGGAAGGACTTACCATGGGCGAGGTAATCGAACAAATCAATATCGCATCAGAAAATAAAGCGGTCATCGTAACCGATGTGGGGCAGCACCAGATGGTTGCTTGCAGATATGCCAAGTTCAAACAATCCAAGAGCAACATTACTTCTGGTGGATTGGGAACAATGGGTTTTGCATTGCCAGCAGCAATAGGGGCAAAAATGGGGGCTATGGACCGTGAAGTCGTGGCCATAATCGGAGATGGGGGCTATCAAATGACAATTCAGGAACTTGGTGTCATTTTTCAACATAATGTGCCCGTAAAAATCGTTGTTCTAAACAATGACCACTTGGGTATGGTACGCCAGTGGCAAGAACTTTTTTTTGAGAGCAGATATGCTTCAACAGTAATGGTAAATCCTGACTTTGTAAAAATTGCGGAGGGCTATCATATTAAATCAAATAGGGTATCAGAACGGGCAGCACTTAAAGATGCAGTTGAAGAAATGATAGCTTCCAAAGACCCCTACTTTTTAGAAGTAAAGGTCGAAAAAGAAGATAATGTATTCCCTATGATTCCTTCGGGGGCATCTGTATCTGATATCAGACTAAAATAA
- the ilvD gene encoding dihydroxy-acid dehydratase: MELNKYSKNVTQDPTQPAAQAMLYAIGLTEEDLKKPFVGIGSTGYEGNPCNMHLNELSTYVKEGTQKGNLVGLIFNTIGVSDGISMGTYGMRYSLPSRDIIADSMETVVQAMNYDGLATVVGCDKNMPGALMAMIRLNRPSILVYGGTIASGCLKDKKLDVVSAFEAWGQKVAGSIDEAEYKSVIQNACPGAGACGGMYTANTMASAIEALGMALPYNSSNPATGDRKKQDCIDSGKALKHLLEKDIKPSDIISKKSLENAVRLITILGGSTNAVLHFLAIAKAAEIDFGLEDFQQISDTTPFLADLKPSGKYLMEDLHQVGGVPAVMKFMLKHNMLHGDCLTVTGKTIAENLADVPDLTEGQEVMKNLDNPIKETGHLRILYGNLAKEGAVAKITGKEGLHFSGPAKVFEGEFEANDGIRDGLVNKGDVVVIRYEGPKGGPGMPEMLKPTAAIMGVGLGKNVALITDGRFSGGTHGFVVGHIAPEAQDGGTIALVENGDIITIDAEKNSISVNISDEELAIRKENWIQPPLKVKKGSLYKYARTVSSASLGCVTDEI; the protein is encoded by the coding sequence ATGGAATTGAACAAATACAGTAAAAATGTCACCCAAGACCCCACACAACCAGCAGCACAGGCTATGTTGTATGCTATTGGATTAACGGAAGAAGACCTTAAAAAACCGTTTGTCGGAATTGGGAGTACAGGATATGAAGGCAATCCCTGTAACATGCATTTAAATGAACTCTCCACTTACGTTAAAGAAGGAACACAAAAAGGAAATCTAGTAGGGTTGATTTTTAATACTATAGGGGTCAGCGACGGTATTTCAATGGGAACTTACGGTATGCGCTATTCACTTCCTTCACGGGATATCATTGCGGATTCCATGGAAACCGTAGTACAGGCGATGAATTATGATGGCCTGGCCACTGTTGTTGGATGTGATAAGAACATGCCGGGAGCACTTATGGCAATGATTCGATTAAATAGACCTTCAATTTTGGTTTATGGCGGAACCATCGCTTCAGGATGTTTAAAAGATAAAAAACTGGATGTGGTATCGGCTTTTGAGGCTTGGGGCCAAAAAGTTGCCGGTTCCATTGATGAAGCGGAATATAAAAGTGTTATCCAGAACGCGTGTCCCGGAGCGGGAGCATGTGGAGGAATGTATACGGCAAATACAATGGCCTCTGCTATTGAAGCACTAGGAATGGCATTGCCCTATAATTCATCGAACCCAGCTACGGGCGATAGAAAAAAACAGGATTGTATCGATTCGGGAAAAGCACTAAAACATTTATTGGAAAAAGATATCAAACCGAGTGATATCATTTCAAAAAAATCTTTGGAAAATGCGGTACGGTTGATAACGATTTTAGGAGGTTCCACTAATGCAGTACTTCACTTTTTGGCAATTGCCAAAGCGGCCGAAATTGATTTTGGATTGGAGGATTTTCAACAGATCAGCGATACCACACCATTTTTAGCTGATTTAAAACCCAGCGGAAAATATCTAATGGAGGATTTGCATCAGGTTGGGGGTGTACCCGCTGTAATGAAATTTATGCTAAAGCATAATATGCTACACGGAGATTGCCTTACCGTAACAGGCAAGACCATAGCCGAGAATCTAGCAGATGTACCGGACTTGACCGAAGGACAAGAAGTCATGAAGAATCTAGATAATCCTATTAAAGAAACAGGGCATCTTAGAATACTCTATGGGAATTTGGCCAAGGAAGGCGCTGTAGCAAAAATCACAGGCAAAGAAGGACTTCACTTTTCAGGACCCGCAAAGGTATTTGAAGGTGAGTTTGAGGCCAATGACGGTATTCGCGATGGATTGGTCAATAAAGGAGATGTGGTTGTCATTCGTTACGAAGGACCAAAAGGAGGACCTGGAATGCCAGAAATGCTAAAACCGACCGCAGCTATTATGGGCGTAGGTCTAGGAAAGAATGTTGCTTTGATAACAGATGGGAGATTTTCCGGTGGCACCCATGGCTTTGTCGTGGGTCACATAGCTCCAGAAGCACAGGATGGTGGTACAATAGCACTAGTTGAAAATGGCGATATCATAACTATTGATGCGGAAAAAAATAGTATTTCGGTAAACATATCAGATGAAGAATTGGCCATTAGAAAAGAAAATTGGATTCAACCTCCTTTAAAAGTGAAAAAGGGAAGTTTGTACAAGTATGCAAGAACCGTTTCATCGGCTTCATTGGGTTGTGTGACAGATGAAATATAG
- a CDS encoding nitroreductase family protein, with protein sequence MEKSVTQAINYRRSVRIFKSDVELDSEKVKHCIENAVLAPTSSNLQLWEFYHIIDKNTLEQMTRACLGQNAAKTAKQMVVVVARKDLWRIRAKANLDFLKSVYGDKPKEEYSGREKFALNYYKKLIPTVYFDFLGILGWLKYVIFQLVGLFKPTYRQVRKSDMRIVAHKSAGLAAQNFMISMAAFGYDTCPMEGSDTLMVKRILGLPSGAEINMVIGCGVKEEKGVYGPRFRVPFETVYKKI encoded by the coding sequence ATGGAAAAATCAGTTACCCAAGCCATAAATTACCGTCGTTCTGTACGCATATTCAAAAGTGATGTTGAATTGGATTCCGAGAAGGTAAAACATTGTATTGAAAACGCGGTTTTAGCACCTACTAGCAGCAATCTACAATTATGGGAGTTTTATCATATAATAGATAAAAATACTCTAGAACAAATGACCAGGGCTTGTTTAGGACAAAATGCTGCAAAAACTGCCAAGCAAATGGTCGTTGTGGTGGCGAGAAAGGATTTATGGCGTATCAGGGCAAAAGCCAATCTTGATTTTTTGAAATCCGTCTATGGCGATAAACCCAAAGAGGAATACTCAGGCAGGGAAAAGTTTGCACTGAACTATTACAAAAAACTTATTCCGACCGTATATTTTGATTTTTTGGGGATATTGGGATGGCTCAAATATGTAATTTTTCAGTTAGTTGGGCTTTTCAAACCAACCTACCGACAGGTTCGAAAATCTGATATGCGCATTGTTGCTCACAAGAGTGCTGGTTTGGCCGCACAGAATTTTATGATAAGTATGGCCGCTTTTGGTTATGATACATGTCCTATGGAAGGAAGTGATACTTTGATGGTGAAACGCATTCTTGGTTTGCCAAGTGGGGCTGAAATCAATATGGTGATAGGTTGTGGGGTCAAGGAAGAAAAAGGAGTGTACGGACCACGATTTAGAGTCCCATTTGAAACTGTTTACAAGAAGATTTGA